The Branchiostoma floridae strain S238N-H82 chromosome 8, Bfl_VNyyK, whole genome shotgun sequence genome has a segment encoding these proteins:
- the LOC118421925 gene encoding ankyrin repeat and SOCS box protein 16-like, giving the protein MVGHLDCISVLLRFGADPEAKATRFGALLRPRDREQVGTVVHPLSPTQLCAAHGHQDCLARLLESLPAQKDPVATTALYGASVAHISRTPPLHLAAVLERLDCLKMLLSRGVDPEERDVTDMVETFGRGQVEDSVCLQEILQYAYGGLDAALGLRGMTALLHACKTANSACLEVLLRHGLDCSSPARRLESPLHLLAANGVRYKNRHGVSDHCFENCLRLLLNHGALVNCTDDTRVNLIDKPVTKMFKEGLPEHCLLNCILMYLDASTFTLRRTKEVPSWVKPYHWHNLDGACEEDGAPADAVHTLTARVTAEIPRDMLFMGMPDDREMGIVPNCNGVYLKYVLSLPNEPRKLADLSRLVVRRCLGTRVQRDIGKLKLPKALERFVLLWDLNCD; this is encoded by the exons ATGGTGGGGCACTTGGACTGTATTTCCGTGCTCCTGCGCTTCGGGGCGGACCCCGAGGCCAAGGCGACGAGATTCGGGGCGCTCCTGCGACCCCGGGACCGAGAACAG GTGGGCACTGTGGTCCACCCGCTGTCCCCCACGCAGCTCTGCGCCGCACACGGGCACCAGGACTGTCTGGCGAGGCTGCTCGAGTCTCTGCCTGCTCAAAAAGATCCAGTCGCGACGACGGCGCTTTACGGAGCGTCGGTGGCGCACATAag CCGGACCCCTCCGCTCCATCTCGCCGCGGTTCTGGAGCGGCTGGACTGTCTCAAGATGCTCCTTTCGCGGGGGGTAGACCCTGAGGAGCGTGACGTCACGGACATGGTGGAGACATTTGGCAGAGGGCAGGTTGAAGACAGCGTCTGCCTGCAGGAAATTCTCCAGTACGCGTATGGGGGCTTGGACGCGGCGCTGGGTCTTCGGGGGATGACCGCTCTGCTCCACGCCTGCAAGACGGCAAACTCCGCCTGCCTGGAGGTCCTTCTACGGCACGGCTTGGACTGTAGTTCTCCGGCGCGCCGCCTGGAGTCCCCACTGCACCTTCTCGCCGCCAACGGCGTCAGGTACAAGAACAGGCACGGCGTCTCAGACCACTGTTTTGAAAACTGTCTCAGACTTCTCCTGAACCACGGGGCCCTCGTTAACTGTACCGACGACACGCGCGTCAACCTGATCGACAAACCCGTGACCAAAATGTTCAAAGAGGGGTTGCCGGAGCATTGCCTGTTGAACTGTATCCTCATGTACTTGGATGCTTCTACGTTCACACTCAGAAGAACCAAGGAGGTGCCTTCCTGGGTGAAGCCGTACCATTGGCACAACCTGGACGGGGCCTGTGAGGAAGATGGCGCGCCCGCGGATGCAGTACACACCCTTACCGCTAGGGTCACTGCTGAGATACCAAGGGACATGCTCTTCATGGGAATGCCAGACGACCGTGAGATGGGGATAGTTCCCAACTGCAACGGGGTTTACCTGAAATATGTCCTCTCACTTCCCAACGAGCCGCGGAAATTGGCGGACCTGTCCCGACTGGTCGTCAGAAGGTGCCTGGGTACGCGCGTGCAGAGGGACATCGGCAAACTCAAACTGCCTAAGGCGCTGGAGAGGTTCGTGCTTCTCTGGGACCTGAACTGCGACTAG
- the LOC118421035 gene encoding peroxiredoxin-6-like: MPPLNLGDEMPNMTVVTNEGTIKMHDFLADSWAILFSHPRDYTPVCTTELGRACTLAPEFAKRKVKMIALSCDDADSHNGWIKDVQSHANHKGDFPYQIIADESREVAKKLGMIDPDESAAAGMPLTCRAVMIFGPDKRLKLSMLYPATTGRNFTEILRVIDSLQLTATKKVATPVDWTVGSKCMVVPSVKKEEEAGLFPKGVETLDVPSGKGYLRMTPQPE; encoded by the exons ATGCCGCCACTCAACCTGGGAGATGAGATGCCCAACATGACCGTCGTCACCAACGAAGGGACGATCAAGATGCACGATTTTCTGGCTGATTC CTGGGCCATCCTGTTCTCCCACCCCCGGGACTACACCCCTGTGTGCACCACCGAGCTGGGCAGGGCCTGCACCCTGGCGCCCGAGTTCGCCAAGCGGAAGGTCAAGATGATTGCCCTGTCCTGCGACGACGCAGACAGCCACAATGGCTGGATCAAG GACGTGCAGTCCCATGCCAACCACAAGGGGGACTTCCCGTACCAGATCATCGCTGACGAGAGCCGGGAGGTCGCCAAGAAGCTGGGAATGATCGACCCTGATGAGTCAGCAGCTGCCGGCATGCCTCTCACCTGCAGGGCT GTGATGATCTTTGGTCCTGACAAGAGGCTGAAGCTGTCCATGCTGTACCCTGCCACTACCGGGAGGAACTTCAC TGAGATCCTGCGTGTGATCGACTCTCTGCAGCTGACTGCTACCAAGAAGGTGGCCACTCCTGTGGACTGGACG GTGGGAAGCAAGTGCATGGTGGTGCCATCTGTCAAGAAGGAGGAAGAGGCCGGCCTATTTCCCAAGGGGGTGGAGACTCTGGACGTCCCCTCCGGAAAGGGCTACCTGCGCATGACCCCCCAGCCGGAATAA
- the LOC118421041 gene encoding barH-like 1 homeobox protein — MAVEHKPRKSFLIRDILDEQPDRDRPAEEERKASPAPGVTLPVRWSSQYPLHLHRPDRRPPEPFSAALKPTLPTRPRKQRRRRTVFTQSQLRALERKFRCQKYLSVSERAEVARALGLSETQIKTWYQNRRTKWKRETSVSKRWEELYRHACSESDCPGVRQPLQSCVTPASSPVNIRSYDVPTGLLGNLSSYVREFPRASQ; from the exons ATGGCAGTGGAACACAAACCGCGGAAGTCTTTTCTCATCAGAGACATCTTAGACGAGCAACCAGATAGAGACAGGCCAGCTGAAGAAG AGAGGAAAGCCTCCCCGGCACCAGGCGTGACCCTGCCCGTCCGCTGGAGCTCGCAGTACCCGCTGCACCTGCACCGACCGGACCGACGGCCCCCGGAGCCATTCAGCGCCGCCCTCAAGCCCACCCTGCCGACCAGACCCCGCAAACAGCGCCGCAGGAGGACGGTCTTCACACAG TCCCAGCTCCGCGCCCTGGAGAGGAAGTTCCGCTGTCAGAAGTACCTGAGCGTCTCCGAGCGGGCCGAGGTCGCCAGGGCCCTCGGTCTATCCGAGACGCAGATCAAGACGTGGTACCAGAACCGCAG AACAAAATGGAAGCGGGAAACGAGCGTCAGCAAACGGTGGGAGGAACTGTACCGGCACGCATGCTCAGAAAGCGACTGCCCCGGAGTACGTCAGCCTCTGCAGTCTTGCGTCACACCTGCGTCATCTCCGGTCAACATCCGGTCGTACGACGTGCCGACAGGACTGCTGGGAAATCTGTCTTCTTACGTCAGAGAATTCCCCAGGGCGAGTCAGTAA
- the LOC118421061 gene encoding uncharacterized protein LOC118421061, giving the protein MGSAYSCDNVFPGDVLDGRGAGAPWPCVEGTSDVYSLVLADEPEELMDLLVQYDVDLEHMVDMKKVEKTVPLLVMSSEQFRGGGLMSPDDLALLRQFLQGDYTRLYQRVTSLHDTKEDVVYIYGMTPLQVCK; this is encoded by the exons ATGGGCAGCGCGTACAGCTGCGATAACGTGTTCCCCGGCGATGTGCTGGACGGGAGAGGCGCCGGAGCTCCGTG GCCGTGTGTGGAGGGAACCAGTGATGTGTACAGCCTGGTGCTGGCTGATGAGCCGGAGGAGTTGATGGACCTCCTGGTGCAGTATGACGTGGATCTGGAGCACATGGTGGACATGAAGAAGGTGGAGAAAACCGTCCCTCTTCTCGTCATGTCTTCAGAGCAGTTCAGGGG TGGAGGCCTGATGAGCCCAGATGATCTGGCGTTGCTGCGGCAGTTTCTGCAGGGTGACTACACGCGGCTGTACCAGCGGGTAACATCCCTGCACGACACCAAGGAGGACGTGGTCTATATCTACGGCATGACGCCCCTACAGGTTTGTAAATAG